CCGTGGTATCGCAGTCTATAGATTTAGCCTATCTATCCGATTCAAAACATGCGCCTTCAATTCCCCTCCTTCGTCTCTAGACACAGTAGCAACAAAACACTCGTCAAAGTGTAGGCCATTGCCCTCGTCCGACTCCTGTATCCGTTCTGTCAGTAGACTTTTACGTAAGCTTACTATTCATTCATACCATGAAGGCTGCCTCGGGTATGATAACCAGCTTGTTATCTCTGAGCTGTGCAGGAAAAGAGCAGTAGCTGAGTTCTCCTAGTCTACAAAGATCCTATGCTCTGTTTAGCACAAGAGCATtaccaacaaaaaaagatcgAGTAGAAAACGTACAAAAATCTTATTTGAGATCTTTTAGTGCCAATAAAGTTTTTCGATTGCcgggagaagatggaagttTCACTCTGTTAGAAATTTTGGTAAATAGTTTCccaaattctttttttatccaaAACTGACATATTTTACACCGAGTGAAGCTGCATCCTTCTCATTAACAGCGTTGTAATATCTCTCGAGAAATGCCTCTGTTAAATCAAGAAAAGGGCTTTAGTATCATATATAGACCGGCTAATATTAATTTGATCAGAAGCTGTGGCAATGCTCAATTAGCTTTAATTTTATGCGCCAACAACTATGAGGCTCTGGGGTAGTCTTACAAGCCATTTGAACAATTATCTGGGGCATTCAATGTTTAATACTAGTAGGCTTGATATCCGCAAGAGGGCGAATGGAAGAGAACGACGCAGCTGTTGTACTTGGATTGTCGCAAGTGTGTTTGTAGTTCAATGGAAATTAAGCCGCTGAAGGGGGTAGAGACGTATTAAATAGACGAGGGCGACGACTTTACAGGAATCGCGGTATACATGTCAAGATTAAACTATTGTATGTCATATGCTATCAAAGATGAGAGTAGACTGCGTGGCAAGATATTCTTGGCTTTATAAAGAGACGTACACCTAGTGTAGCATAATTTGCGTTTGCTTGGCCTCCTTGTATTGGCTACGAAATATGTACTTAGTAATATCACCAAGTATATTATTCTACCTTTCGAGTGATACTGCATGACGAGTGTATATTATTCTATATAAAGAGCTTGGGAGTCCATTCCAGTCGAAGTATATTACGGTAGCAATCAGGTAAGGCATTCTTAGCCAGGGCTGAGAACATTCTTCCAACTTCAGTCAGCCTGTGTTTCTTCCGAGTGTGTAGGCCCGAGACGTATTCCAATGTGGAAATCTCACACTGAACATAGGTCGTAATACATAGACATATAAAGGTGTATATGCTAAGTaagatacaaaaaaaaaatccatcACCCCAAGATGACTATAATTGAACGTCCTAGACCTACCTATAACCAGATCGCCTCTTCAAGCAAGTGCTGCTCGTCCACGATACGTGCACACCCGCAAAAAACATTCGGCGTAGGCCAAATGATAACATACATCTTTTTAATACATGCAAATATTGCACAGCAAGATAAAACAATAGCCGATTCTCAACTGATCTTTTGCGCGAAAACAGACCAACGCCGAGAGTTCGGCGAACCCGCCTCGAAAGAATTTTACAAAACGCTAGTTTCCCGCCAGTTTTTGCCACCCATTCGCACTTGTATATAAACGCCCAAATCCACTCCAGAACCAGCAGCGCAAACCAAAAccatgaagaaaaagaggcggcAGTTGGGGCAAAGGCTTTGTTTTGGACGGCACTACAGCAAAGGTTCATAAGCTTAGTTTCAGTGGTTGGAGGACACAGGCCCCCGTGGTGGAGTGGTTACCACTTAACTCTTATAGATCCAGCATTGCATCTTGGAGATATGTTAAGGTCGCCAGTTCGATCCTGGCCGGGGGCACCACTTTTTGCACGTTGAATTGTCACCGTGATACTTTTTGGCAGCGCGTgtgccttcttttttatcttttccAGCTTATACCAGGTTTTTTCTGCATGCAACACATCAGGGAAAAGGACTGGCGGGACTGGGCTTGGATATACCTGGATTTGCCGAGTATTTTTAGCAGTAGAATAGTCAGTCTTGTATGTTCAGAGCATGCAGTATGTACAAGTGCATCGCCAGCAGTTGAGCCGATTGATTCATGGATGAAGCGtctctatatatacatattgTATGCAAGTTTTCGGATCCGCTGTTAAACCTGAGATGGCTGTTGTCGAACTTCCATACGTAATACTAGGTAATCAAGTCCAAGTATACAGTCTCACCAGTATTACTGACCCCATAGTAGGCGTCAGGCCATTCATACAATTGAATGCATCAATGCCTTTCTTCACGAAGCTATTGGACAAGAAAAATATTCACTGGCCAgatcttttttatttatttgaATGGTTAAATGTACTCTTATCTGTGAAAGAATAACCCCTGATAAGACGGGCAGCCTTGCTTTCGGACACGGCTGTAAGGATTCGCATAGCCGCGCACTTGTTCTGTTTATAGTATCAGTAGCCGGGTATAGGTTACAGGCGGCTATGCTTGCCTGGACGTCGTACGGCAATCTTTTGCTCTGATATGATGCTACAAGAAATAAGGCTGTGTGCGTGTAACTCTGATGATGAGGCAGAAACCAAGATTATTAGACACTAAATGCCAACTGTTCGCTCGCTGTATCCGTAACACAAAGCGCCGCGATCAGTATTCTATTAATTTGAATGTCAGCCAGCTAATATCAATTTCTCAATCCTTAATTCTCCAGCTGCACCTAGATTTGATGTTCTCTgcgtctctctttcttgctttcttcttttctgcctcATTCGCTTCACGCTTCACACAAGCAACAAGAGAATAATATGTCTTCGTCCGAAGACACTCCTCTGCAACAGACTGAAGATGCCGCCTCTGTcaagaaacacaaaaaagGGAACAGCGCCAAAGCATACATATCTATAATCCTGCTAGCTGCAGTGCCCTCCATTATTTTCTCTGCAGCAACTGCGCTTCTTGTTGTCTTTACATTCCGCAACCGCGTAATTCTCGGCGATGGCTCAGGCGAACTACAGACATCCCATGCGTCGGACAATTTATCCCTAGCATCGAGAACTGTCAGAGACTTTATCAAGACTGGAGGGTCAGATGCTTACTATATCCAATTCAATCCGTCTACTCTAACTACGATTGCCTCTATTACTGGGAAATTTGCCCCATACCTGTCAAGCGCCATCATGGGGCTGGCAGCACTTTTCGCTGCAGATTTTGTTCAAAAGACATCGCAAAAGGAGCAGAACGACAAGCTATTAACCCCAAACCAATTGACGCTACTAATTGGACTCTTTTCTGGCCGATTGGAAGAGTTGTGGAAAGCCACTCGTGTTCGGGCGAATATGGGGGGTAAATTCGCGGCCCCAATTTCACATACACTTACTATTCTTATTATTGTCACGGTCTTGGGGTAAGTATCACATCTTTCAATCcttaaaagaaaaaaattaaatgATTCAACCAAAGCCGTGATAGATTGTCGCTAACGTCCGCAGCGTTCTTATTCCAGCGGTGGATACTTGGTTTGGCATTGTTGTCAAGCCAAGCGAGCAAACACAACTAAACTTCACCACCCCTTCAAACCACTCGTTTGGTCGAGGATTCTTACAGGGAAAAGATTGCGTTTATTCCGACTACCACTACCCCTGCGAGGCATTAAAAGGATATGGGGCGGATGGCAACTTTATACCATATCTCCCCACCGACAAGGAGCCTTTCAAGATCCTAAACAATATTTCCACCAAAAATACCATCTCCAACATTTCCTCAAACTCATCGCAATCCCTCTTCTATCTTTCAGATGCAGCAagttcatcatcaaagctgGACTTTAAAGCCAgcgcctttgccatctctACTCAGTGCGACATAATAAGAGTCCAATGCCAACAGGGCGATCGGAATGTTTTCGACTGTACAAAGGAACTTCCAAATCGTGCCACCGACGTGACCAAGGTTGGTTTCAAATTCTACGACGACCCAAGCCTTACAGGGAACATAACCTACCCCAATTATGCTTTCCTAAACCCCTTGTATTTTTATGTCTTCCTCGAAGTAGGAGAACTCTATGGGCCGGAGGGGTCTGACGTATTTACTGGCACGTTGGAGTTTGGCTGCTCCAGCACAATATTCGATGCTACCTATGCGTGGGTGGACGGATCTATAGCCCAGTTCAACGTCAGCTCTACGAACGGCTCTATCGGCGGTGTCATGACTGCACCTTTCATGAACGACAACGCCAACATCTCTCAGCAGGCTGTAATCTCTTCCTTGGCAAGACTCAGCGCCAACTACTCGGATGCTGTCCCTCTCACGGCAGCAGCTTTCTCTTACAGTGCGCTGGCACTATCCTATATCGGGATGGAGAGTCGAGCAAACATCATCGAACAGTCTCGGTCAACGCTGACCCTCACACGCGTCCCAATCATACCCTTTTATATCCTGATTACACTGAATGCGCTGTATGTCCTCTGTGCAGTACTactggctgtggctgccatGATTTGGGCGCATCCAAAGGAATCGATGGCAGTAAAAGCACAACTTACCATGGAAGGATTCATGGCGGCAGTCTTCCAAGGAGAGAGTGTTAGAGCTCAGGCACAAGACTCGGAGAGTTCTGATTGGTCATCAGCCCGTACAGAGGTTGCTAAAGAAAAATTGCCAAAAATTGCCATTTTGAAGACAGACCAAGGAGAATTGTCCTATGCCACAGTGACGAATGGCGAAGTCGCAGTAATAAAGTTTACACAATTAAGTAGAAATATTCGTTATAGAGAATTAGAGTGAAAATTCACGCGCTGTCAACAGACAAACAGGCAATACCCAATGAAGCCTCGAATTTATTCGTGATGAAGCGCAAGTTACCCTGTAGACTATTGGTACATTGCATGTTTGGCCCTTTGTTGGCCTTTGCCAGAAACTGGAAGAATCAGGGAACAAAGTGTGAAAGTAAAGATGCATGAAAATGATGACTGAGAAAAAGCCGTGAATGATATTACAAATCGGGGGCCAATGGAGTCGCGGGGCTGCTGAGATGAAGCGTTAATTAGACCCAGTTTCCGACGCCGTCCGCTTCACGTCCGCTTCACGTCCGCTCCACGCTTTATCAGATAGAATTACGGGGTGATTGAAACTAAAATTAAGCTCGGAAATCTCTGATGATCCCCGTGATGACAATATACGGGTCGAGTCATTAATTATGCAACTGATATTCGATATATTCTCGTGTCCAGGGCGCAATGAACTAGACTGTCCATGGCCGTAAGCGGCATCTCCGCAGTTGGAACTCCGGGTCGTGAATTTGTCTGGCACCGGATCTCAGCTCCGGCGCCAGAAACGATGGTTAGTGCCGGCAATCGTTCGATTTGATGGTGACCTGATAGTCGCTAAGATCGGTATGACTCTTTTGATGAGAAATACACGTGGGAGCTAATTGACATGTCTGGTGTATTTAATCTGTTATGAGGAACTCATCATCCAGGAGTCTAAGCTTCAGACCAGTGTCCCAAGAATAACAGTGAACACCCACTTCTGTAACATTGTAGCCATTGGAGAATTAAGGCGTGTAACCTGTAAGATGAGGTGGTTAAAGGCACCACCGTTTTACGTATGGGCCAGTCTGGCGGCATCCAGCGTCTCTATACTCTTTGGGTATGTAAACACCATCGTAGTGATGTTTCCCCTTTATAGGCCGGGAGATGACTGATTCTTCGATATAGCCTGGATACGGGCAACATTGGCCCTGTGACAACGATGCCTGCCTTTCGCAAGACCTTTGGCGACTTTTCACCAACCGTTCACGGAGTAGTCGTTTCATCTGTGCTCATTTCCGGTGCCTTCACAGCCCTCGTCGCCGGCATCCTAGGCCACCGCTTCGGACAGGTCCGCATCTTCGCCATCGGGTCTTTCATCTACGGCGTCGGGGCAGCCATTCAATCTTCCGCTA
This portion of the Trichoderma atroviride chromosome 6, complete sequence genome encodes:
- a CDS encoding uncharacterized protein (EggNog:ENOG41~TransMembrane:6 (i29-56o116-136i148-165o185-206i469-489o509-537i)) translates to MSSSEDTPLQQTEDAASVKKHKKGNSAKAYISIILLAAVPSIIFSAATALLVVFTFRNRVILGDGSGELQTSHASDNLSLASRTVRDFIKTGGSDAYYIQFNPSTLTTIASITGKFAPYLSSAIMGLAALFAADFVQKTSQKEQNDKLLTPNQLTLLIGLFSGRLEELWKATRVRANMGGKFAAPISHTLTILIIVTVLGVLIPAVDTWFGIVVKPSEQTQLNFTTPSNHSFGRGFLQGKDCVYSDYHYPCEALKGYGADGNFIPYLPTDKEPFKILNNISTKNTISNISSNSSQSLFYLSDAASSSSKLDFKASAFAISTQCDIIRVQCQQGDRNVFDCTKELPNRATDVTKVGFKFYDDPSLTGNITYPNYAFLNPLYFYVFLEVGELYGPEGSDVFTGTLEFGCSSTIFDATYAWVDGSIAQFNVSSTNGSIGGVMTAPFMNDNANISQQAVISSLARLSANYSDAVPLTAAAFSYSALALSYIGMESRANIIEQSRSTLTLTRVPIIPFYILITLNALYVLCAVLLAVAAMIWAHPKESMAVKAQLTMEGFMAAVFQGESVRAQAQDSESSDWSSARTEVAKEKLPKIAILKTDQGELSYATVTNGEVAVIKFTQLSRNIRYRELE